The proteins below are encoded in one region of Kineococcus mangrovi:
- a CDS encoding FecCD family ABC transporter permease, with the protein MPTSTTPRSAGPAPGPAPGRPASRPPDRRRRVHRPTALAVALALLLVAVLASLAVGSREIPLGSVLDALRGSGGDPQDVLVVRELRVPRTLVGLAVGTALGLSGALMQALTRNPLADPGLLGVNAGAAAAMVTAVGVLGLTSRLQLVWAAVAGAAVVSVLVYLLGATGRGGATPVRLALAGTAISAALHAYVSGTVLLDTRTFDRFRFWQVGTLAGQDLSVVGQLLPFFVVGTALGLSQARPLNALALGADSGRALGAHVGRTRVLTALAVTLLCGAATAAAGPIAFVGLAVPHLVRALTGPDQRWVLSLSCVAAPALLLLGDVLGRVVVRPGELEVSIVAAVLGAPVLIALVRRRRLAQL; encoded by the coding sequence GTGCCCACCTCGACGACGCCGCGGTCGGCCGGTCCCGCGCCCGGCCCCGCGCCCGGCCGCCCCGCGAGCCGTCCACCGGACCGGCGCCGGCGCGTGCACCGCCCCACGGCCCTGGCGGTGGCGCTCGCCCTGCTCCTGGTCGCCGTGCTGGCCAGCCTCGCCGTCGGGTCCCGCGAGATCCCCCTCGGCTCCGTCCTCGACGCGCTGCGCGGGAGCGGCGGGGACCCGCAGGACGTCCTCGTGGTCCGCGAGCTGCGGGTGCCGCGCACGCTCGTCGGCCTCGCCGTCGGCACCGCCCTCGGCCTGTCCGGCGCCCTCATGCAGGCCTTGACGCGCAACCCGCTGGCCGACCCCGGCCTGCTGGGGGTCAACGCCGGGGCGGCCGCCGCGATGGTCACCGCGGTCGGCGTCCTCGGCCTCACCTCGCGCCTGCAGCTGGTGTGGGCGGCGGTCGCGGGAGCCGCCGTCGTCTCGGTGCTCGTCTACCTGCTCGGCGCCACGGGGCGCGGTGGGGCGACCCCGGTCCGGCTGGCCCTGGCCGGCACGGCGATCTCGGCCGCGCTGCACGCCTACGTCAGCGGGACGGTCCTGCTGGACACCCGCACCTTCGACCGGTTCCGGTTCTGGCAGGTCGGCACGCTCGCCGGCCAGGACCTGTCCGTCGTCGGGCAGCTGCTGCCGTTCTTCGTCGTGGGGACCGCGCTCGGGCTCAGCCAGGCCCGGCCGTTGAACGCCCTCGCCCTCGGCGCGGACTCCGGCCGGGCCCTCGGCGCGCACGTGGGCCGCACCCGCGTCCTGACGGCGCTCGCCGTCACCCTGCTGTGCGGCGCGGCGACCGCGGCCGCCGGGCCCATCGCCTTCGTCGGGCTGGCCGTGCCGCACCTGGTCCGGGCCCTGACCGGCCCGGACCAGCGCTGGGTCCTGTCCCTGTCCTGCGTCGCGGCCCCCGCGCTGCTGCTGCTCGGGGACGTCCTGGGCCGGGTCGTCGTCCGCCCCGGCGAGCTGGAGGTCAGCATCGTCGCGGCGGTCCTGGGGGCACCCGTCCTCATCGCCCTCGTCCGCCGCCGCCGGCTGGCCCAGCTGTGA
- a CDS encoding DEAD/DEAH box helicase translates to MTSSAPRGSRTSTTGSRPVEGSVPQPRRRRRPAQGSAPVQDGRAARPARPDVVPDTATEVVPDGRSFAELGVPQALVDVLAARGVSSPFPIQSATLPDSLAGRDVLGRGRTGSGKTIAFALPLVARLAASQRPRRSTRPRSLVLVPTRELANQVAASVTPLAQAAGLRTAVVFGGVGQNPQVTALAQGVDVLIACPGRLEDLIGQGHCRLDAVEVTVLDEADHMADLGFLPGVKRLMDATPVVGQRLLFSATLDNGIDVLVKRYLSEPVVHSVDPAVAPVSTMEHHVLEVATDTKAALVRELAAGRGRTVLFTRTKHAAKKLAKQLTAAGIPAVDLHGNLSQNARERNLGAFSDGSVRVLCATDIAARGIHVDKVGLVVHVDPPTEHKAYLHRSGRTARAGAGGLVVTVATPDQRGDVRTLARQAGISPEWTPVGTGHALTARLVGPTAAYVDPADSPVPTAPAQPQRAPKQRTTTATTAQATPGSGGRASGIRPAAAGAGAAPGGAPRRRRRGGRGGRGGAGSPGSATR, encoded by the coding sequence GTGACTTCGTCCGCGCCCCGCGGCTCCCGCACGTCCACGACCGGCTCGCGCCCCGTCGAGGGTTCCGTCCCCCAGCCGCGCCGTCGCCGCCGTCCCGCCCAGGGGAGCGCACCCGTCCAGGACGGGCGGGCCGCGCGCCCCGCCCGCCCGGACGTCGTCCCCGACACCGCGACCGAGGTCGTGCCCGACGGCCGGTCCTTCGCCGAGCTCGGCGTCCCGCAGGCCCTCGTCGACGTCCTCGCCGCCCGCGGGGTCTCCAGCCCCTTCCCCATCCAGAGCGCGACGCTGCCGGACTCCCTCGCGGGCCGCGACGTCCTGGGCCGCGGCCGCACCGGCAGCGGCAAGACCATCGCCTTCGCGCTGCCGCTCGTGGCCCGCCTCGCCGCCTCGCAGCGTCCCCGTCGCAGCACGCGCCCCCGCTCCCTCGTCCTCGTGCCCACGCGCGAGCTCGCCAACCAGGTCGCGGCGAGCGTGACACCGCTGGCCCAGGCGGCCGGTCTGCGCACCGCCGTCGTCTTCGGCGGCGTCGGCCAGAACCCGCAGGTCACGGCGCTGGCGCAGGGCGTGGACGTCCTCATCGCCTGCCCGGGCCGGCTGGAGGACCTCATCGGCCAGGGCCACTGCCGCCTCGACGCCGTCGAGGTCACCGTGCTCGACGAGGCCGACCACATGGCCGACCTCGGCTTCCTGCCCGGCGTCAAGCGGCTCATGGACGCCACCCCCGTCGTGGGGCAGCGCCTGCTGTTCTCGGCCACGCTGGACAACGGCATCGACGTCCTCGTCAAGCGCTACCTGTCCGAACCCGTCGTGCACTCCGTCGACCCGGCGGTCGCGCCCGTGTCGACGATGGAGCACCACGTCCTCGAGGTCGCCACCGACACCAAGGCCGCCCTCGTGCGCGAGCTGGCCGCCGGCCGGGGCCGCACCGTCCTGTTCACCCGGACCAAGCACGCGGCGAAGAAGCTGGCCAAGCAGCTCACCGCGGCGGGCATCCCCGCCGTCGACCTGCACGGCAACCTCAGCCAGAACGCCCGCGAGCGCAACCTCGGGGCCTTCTCCGACGGTTCGGTGCGCGTGCTGTGCGCCACCGACATCGCCGCCCGCGGCATCCACGTCGACAAGGTCGGCCTCGTCGTGCACGTGGACCCGCCCACCGAGCACAAGGCCTACCTGCACCGGTCGGGCCGCACCGCCCGCGCCGGCGCCGGGGGGCTCGTGGTGACGGTCGCGACGCCGGACCAGCGCGGCGACGTCCGCACCCTGGCGCGCCAGGCCGGCATCTCGCCCGAGTGGACGCCGGTCGGCACCGGGCACGCGCTCACCGCCCGCCTCGTCGGGCCGACCGCCGCCTACGTCGACCCCGCCGACTCGCCCGTCCCCACGGCCCCGGCGCAGCCGCAGCGGGCGCCGAAGCAGCGCACCACGACGGCCACGACGGCGCAGGCGACGCCGGGCAGCGGGGGCCGGGCGTCCGGGATCCGTCCGGCCGCGGCCGGTGCGGGTGCGGCCCCCGGCGGTGCGCCGCGCCGCCGTCGCCGCGGGGGTCGCGGCGGCCGCGGCGGTGCCGGGTCCCCGGGCAGCGCGACACGCTGA